A genome region from Camelina sativa cultivar DH55 chromosome 10, Cs, whole genome shotgun sequence includes the following:
- the LOC104717887 gene encoding auxin response factor 9 isoform X3 produces MTNHGGEGLYDELWKLCAGPLVDVPQAEERVYYFPQGHMEQLEASTQQDLNTGKPFFDLPPKILCNVMNVRLQAEKDTDEVYAQITLIPVGTKVDEPMSPDPSPPELQKPKVHSFSKVLTASDTSTHGGFSVLRKHATECLPPLDMTQQTPTQELVAEDVHGYQWKFKHIFRGQPRRHLLTTGWSTFVTSKRLVAGDTFVFLRGENGELRVGGRRANRQQSSMPSSVISSHSMHLGVLATACHATQAKTMFIVYYKPRTSQFIISLNKYLEAMNNKFSVGMRFKMRFEGEDSPERRYSGTVIGVKDCSPHWKDSKWRCLEVHWDEPASIPRPDKVSPWEIEPFATSESVPQSVMLMKKRPRHTSEVSALGITASNLWQSHEFAQSCLTSQRSSSQQCYRDSTEDAKKSDWLNNSYSVSNLSKDSTLNDQMVSPVEQKNSETTASYRLFGIDLMSSSLAASEEKSAPMRPINITKPTLDSNSDPKSEISKVSEEKKQEPAQTSPKEVQSKQSSSTRSRTKVQMQGVPVGRAVDLTALNGYNELIDDLEKLFDIKGELQSRNQWEIVFTDDEGDMMLVGDDPWPEFCNMVKRIFIWSKEEVKKMTPGNQLRMMLTEVETTLKTISKSDNHSN; encoded by the exons ATGACGAATCACGGAG GTGAAGGTTTATACGATGAGTTATGGAAATTATGCGCGGGACCTCTGGTTGATGTTCctcaagctgaagaaagagTTTATTATTTCCCTCAAGGTCACATGGAACAA CTGGAAGCGTCAACGCAACAGGATTTAAATACGGGAAAGCCATTTTTCGATCTTCCTCCTAAGATTCTCTGTAATGTTATGAACGTTCGTCTTCAG GCGGAGAAAGATACTGATGAGGTGTATGCCCAGATCACTTTGATTCCTGTAGGAACT AAAGTTGATGAACCTATGAGTCCTGATCCCTCTCCTCCCGAGTTGCAAAAGCCAAAGGTTCACTCTTTCAGCAAGGTTTTGACTGCGTCTGATACAAGCACCCATGGTGGTTTTTCTGTTCTAAGGAAACATGCTACCGAATGCCTTCCTCCCCTG GATATGACTCAGCAAACCCCAACCCAGGAGTTAGTAGCCGAAGATGTGCATGGTTATCAGTGGAAATTCAAGCATATTTTTAGAG GCCAACCACGGAGGCATCTATTGACGACAGGGTGGAGCACCTTTGTTACATCTAAGAGATTGGTAGCTGGGGACACTTTTGTATTCCTTCG AGGGGAGAACGGAGAGTTGCGGGTTGGGGGCAGACGTGCTAATCGTCAACAGAGCAGTATGCCTTCATCCGTCATATCAAGTCATAGCATGCATCTGGGAGTGCTTGCTACTGCATGCCATGCTACTCAAGCCAAAACTATGTTCATCGTATACTATAAACCAAG GACAAGCCAATTCATCATTAGCTTGAACAAATATCTAGAAGCCATGAACAATAAGTTCTCTGTAGGGATGAGATTTAAGATGCGGTTCGAGGGAGAGGATTCCCCTGAAAGAAG ATATTCTGGCACGGTTATTGGTGTTAAAGACTGCTCCCCTCACTGGAAAGACTCAAAATGGCGATGCCTAGAA GTTCATTGGGATGAGCCAGCATCGATTCCAAGACCCGATAAGGTTTCACCTTGGGAAATCGAGCCGTTTGCAACTTCAGAAAGTGTTCCCCAGTCAGTTATGTTAATGAAAAAAAGGCCCCGTCACACTAGTGAAGTATCTGCTCTTG GCATAACAGCTTCAAACCTTTGGCAATCCCATGAGTTTGCACAATCGTGCCTCACCTCACAGAGGAGTTCTTCTCAGCAATGTTACCGTGATTCAACTGAGGATGCTAAGAAATCTGACTGGCTAAATAACTCTTACTCTGTGTCAAATTTATCAAAGGACTCAACACTGAACGACCAAATGGTTTCCCCAGTCGAGCAGAAGAATTCCGAGACAACCGCTAGTTATAGATTATTTGGAATTGATCTGATGAGTTCCTCTCTAGCGGCTTCCGAGGAGAAATCTGCACCCATGCGACCAATCAACATAACCAAACCGACTCTGGACAGTAACTCAGACCCAAAATCCGAGATTTCAAAAGTATCAGAAGAGAAAAAGCAGGAACCTGCGCAGACATCACCAAAAGAGGTCCAGAGCAAGCAAAGCAGTTCTACAAGAAGCCGTACCAAG GTGCAGATGCAAGGCGTACCCGTGGGCAGGGCTGTGGATTTAACTGCACTAAATGGATACAATGAGCTCATAGACGACCTTGAGAAGCTATTTGACATAAAAGGGGAACTCCAGAGTCGCAATCAATGGGAAATAGTGTTCACAGACGATGAGGGGGATATGATGCTTGTTGGTGATGACCCATGGCC CGAGTTCTGCAACATGGTGAAAAGAATATTCATATGGTCAAAGGAGGAAGTGAAGAAAATGACACCAGGGAACCAACTACGGATGATGTTAACGGAAGTTGAAACAACGttaaaaacaatatcaaaatCCGACAATCACTCCAACtaa
- the LOC104717887 gene encoding auxin response factor 9 isoform X2 encodes MTNQGGEGLYDELWKLCAGPLVDVPQAGERVYYFPQGHMEQLEASTQQDLNTGKPFFDLPPKILCNVMNVRLQAEKDTDEVYAQITLIPVGTKVDEPMSPDPSPPELQKPKVHSFSKVLTASDTSTHGGFSVLRKHATECLPPLDMTQQTPTQELVAEDVHGYQWKFKHIFRGQPRRHLLTTGWSTFVTSKRLVAGDTFVFLRGENGELRVGGRRANRQQSSMPSSVISSHSMHLGVLATACHATQAKTMFIVYYKPRTSQFIISLNKYLEAMNNKFSVGMRFKMRFEGEDSPERRYSGTVIGVKDCSPHWKDSKWRCLEVHWDEPASIPRPDKVSPWEIEPFATSESVPQSVMLMKKRPRHTSEVSALDVGITASNLWQSHEFAQSCLTSQRSSSQQCYRDSTEDAKKSDWLNNSYSVSNLSKDSTLNDQMVSPVEQKNSETTASYRLFGIDLMSSSLAASEEKSAPMRPINITKPTLDSNSDPKSEISKVSEEKKQEPAQTSPKEVQSKQSSSTRSRTKVQMQGVPVGRAVDLTALNGYNELIDDLEKLFDIKGELQSRNQWEIVFTDDEGDMMLVGDDPWPEFCNMVKRIFIWSKEEVKKMTPGNQLRMMLTEVETTLKTISKSDNHSN; translated from the exons ATGACGAATCAGGGAG GTGAAGGTTTATACGATGAGTTATGGAAATTATGCGCGGGACCTCTGGTTGATGTTCCTCAAGCTGGTGAAAGAGTTTATTATTTCCCTCAAGGTCACATGGAACAA CTGGAAGCGTCAACGCAACAGGATTTAAATACGGGAAAGCCATTTTTCGATCTTCCTCCTAAGATTCTCTGTAATGTTATGAACGTTCGTCTTCAG GCGGAGAAAGATACTGATGAGGTGTATGCCCAGATCACTTTGATTCCTGTAGGAACT AAAGTTGATGAACCTATGAGTCCTGATCCCTCTCCTCCCGAGTTGCAAAAGCCAAAGGTTCACTCTTTCAGCAAGGTTTTGACTGCGTCTGATACAAGCACCCATGGTGGTTTTTCTGTTCTAAGGAAACATGCTACCGAATGCCTTCCTCCCCTG GATATGACTCAGCAAACCCCAACCCAGGAGTTAGTAGCCGAAGATGTGCATGGTTATCAGTGGAAATTCAAGCATATTTTTAGAG GCCAACCACGGAGGCATCTATTGACGACAGGGTGGAGCACCTTTGTTACATCTAAGAGATTGGTAGCTGGGGACACTTTTGTATTCCTTCG AGGGGAGAACGGAGAGTTGCGGGTTGGGGGCAGACGTGCTAATCGTCAACAGAGCAGTATGCCTTCATCCGTCATATCAAGTCATAGCATGCATCTGGGAGTGCTTGCTACTGCATGCCATGCTACTCAAGCCAAAACTATGTTCATCGTATACTATAAACCAAG GACAAGCCAATTCATCATTAGCTTGAACAAATATCTAGAAGCCATGAACAATAAGTTCTCTGTAGGGATGAGATTTAAGATGCGGTTCGAGGGAGAGGATTCCCCTGAAAGAAG ATATTCTGGCACGGTTATTGGTGTTAAAGACTGCTCCCCTCACTGGAAAGACTCAAAATGGCGATGCCTAGAA GTTCATTGGGATGAGCCAGCATCGATTCCAAGACCCGATAAGGTTTCACCTTGGGAAATCGAGCCGTTTGCAACTTCAGAAAGTGTTCCCCAGTCAGTTATGTTAATGAAAAAAAGGCCCCGTCACACTAGTGAAGTATCTGCTCTTG ATGTAGGCATAACAGCTTCAAACCTTTGGCAATCCCATGAGTTTGCACAATCGTGCCTCACCTCACAGAGGAGTTCTTCTCAGCAATGTTACCGTGATTCAACTGAGGATGCTAAGAAATCTGACTGGCTAAATAACTCTTACTCTGTGTCAAATTTATCAAAGGACTCAACACTGAACGACCAAATGGTTTCCCCAGTCGAGCAGAAGAATTCCGAGACAACCGCTAGTTATAGATTATTTGGAATTGATCTGATGAGTTCCTCTCTAGCGGCTTCCGAGGAGAAATCTGCACCCATGCGACCAATCAACATAACCAAACCGACTCTGGACAGTAACTCAGACCCAAAATCCGAGATTTCAAAAGTATCAGAAGAGAAAAAGCAGGAACCTGCGCAGACATCACCAAAAGAGGTCCAGAGCAAGCAAAGCAGTTCTACAAGAAGCCGTACCAAG GTGCAGATGCAAGGCGTACCCGTGGGCAGGGCTGTGGATTTAACTGCACTAAATGGATACAATGAGCTCATAGACGACCTTGAGAAGCTATTTGACATAAAAGGGGAACTCCAGAGTCGCAATCAATGGGAAATAGTGTTCACAGACGATGAGGGGGATATGATGCTTGTTGGTGATGACCCATGGCC CGAGTTCTGCAACATGGTGAAAAGAATATTCATATGGTCAAAGGAGGAAGTGAAGAAAATGACACCAGGGAACCAACTACGGATGATGTTAACGGAAGTTGAAACAACGttaaaaacaatatcaaaatCCGACAATCACTCCAACtaa
- the LOC104717887 gene encoding auxin response factor 9 isoform X1, with amino-acid sequence MTNHGGEGLYDELWKLCAGPLVDVPQAEERVYYFPQGHMEQLEASTQQDLNTGKPFFDLPPKILCNVMNVRLQAEKDTDEVYAQITLIPVGTKVDEPMSPDPSPPELQKPKVHSFSKVLTASDTSTHGGFSVLRKHATECLPPLDMTQQTPTQELVAEDVHGYQWKFKHIFRGQPRRHLLTTGWSTFVTSKRLVAGDTFVFLRGENGELRVGGRRANRQQSSMPSSVISSHSMHLGVLATACHATQAKTMFIVYYKPRTSQFIISLNKYLEAMNNKFSVGMRFKMRFEGEDSPERRYSGTVIGVKDCSPHWKDSKWRCLEVHWDEPASIPRPDKVSPWEIEPFATSESVPQSVMLMKKRPRHTSEVSALDVGITASNLWQSHEFAQSCLTSQRSSSQQCYRDSTEDAKKSDWLNNSYSVSNLSKDSTLNDQMVSPVEQKNSETTASYRLFGIDLMSSSLAASEEKSAPMRPINITKPTLDSNSDPKSEISKVSEEKKQEPAQTSPKEVQSKQSSSTRSRTKVQMQGVPVGRAVDLTALNGYNELIDDLEKLFDIKGELQSRNQWEIVFTDDEGDMMLVGDDPWPEFCNMVKRIFIWSKEEVKKMTPGNQLRMMLTEVETTLKTISKSDNHSN; translated from the exons ATGACGAATCACGGAG GTGAAGGTTTATACGATGAGTTATGGAAATTATGCGCGGGACCTCTGGTTGATGTTCctcaagctgaagaaagagTTTATTATTTCCCTCAAGGTCACATGGAACAA CTGGAAGCGTCAACGCAACAGGATTTAAATACGGGAAAGCCATTTTTCGATCTTCCTCCTAAGATTCTCTGTAATGTTATGAACGTTCGTCTTCAG GCGGAGAAAGATACTGATGAGGTGTATGCCCAGATCACTTTGATTCCTGTAGGAACT AAAGTTGATGAACCTATGAGTCCTGATCCCTCTCCTCCCGAGTTGCAAAAGCCAAAGGTTCACTCTTTCAGCAAGGTTTTGACTGCGTCTGATACAAGCACCCATGGTGGTTTTTCTGTTCTAAGGAAACATGCTACCGAATGCCTTCCTCCCCTG GATATGACTCAGCAAACCCCAACCCAGGAGTTAGTAGCCGAAGATGTGCATGGTTATCAGTGGAAATTCAAGCATATTTTTAGAG GCCAACCACGGAGGCATCTATTGACGACAGGGTGGAGCACCTTTGTTACATCTAAGAGATTGGTAGCTGGGGACACTTTTGTATTCCTTCG AGGGGAGAACGGAGAGTTGCGGGTTGGGGGCAGACGTGCTAATCGTCAACAGAGCAGTATGCCTTCATCCGTCATATCAAGTCATAGCATGCATCTGGGAGTGCTTGCTACTGCATGCCATGCTACTCAAGCCAAAACTATGTTCATCGTATACTATAAACCAAG GACAAGCCAATTCATCATTAGCTTGAACAAATATCTAGAAGCCATGAACAATAAGTTCTCTGTAGGGATGAGATTTAAGATGCGGTTCGAGGGAGAGGATTCCCCTGAAAGAAG ATATTCTGGCACGGTTATTGGTGTTAAAGACTGCTCCCCTCACTGGAAAGACTCAAAATGGCGATGCCTAGAA GTTCATTGGGATGAGCCAGCATCGATTCCAAGACCCGATAAGGTTTCACCTTGGGAAATCGAGCCGTTTGCAACTTCAGAAAGTGTTCCCCAGTCAGTTATGTTAATGAAAAAAAGGCCCCGTCACACTAGTGAAGTATCTGCTCTTG ATGTAGGCATAACAGCTTCAAACCTTTGGCAATCCCATGAGTTTGCACAATCGTGCCTCACCTCACAGAGGAGTTCTTCTCAGCAATGTTACCGTGATTCAACTGAGGATGCTAAGAAATCTGACTGGCTAAATAACTCTTACTCTGTGTCAAATTTATCAAAGGACTCAACACTGAACGACCAAATGGTTTCCCCAGTCGAGCAGAAGAATTCCGAGACAACCGCTAGTTATAGATTATTTGGAATTGATCTGATGAGTTCCTCTCTAGCGGCTTCCGAGGAGAAATCTGCACCCATGCGACCAATCAACATAACCAAACCGACTCTGGACAGTAACTCAGACCCAAAATCCGAGATTTCAAAAGTATCAGAAGAGAAAAAGCAGGAACCTGCGCAGACATCACCAAAAGAGGTCCAGAGCAAGCAAAGCAGTTCTACAAGAAGCCGTACCAAG GTGCAGATGCAAGGCGTACCCGTGGGCAGGGCTGTGGATTTAACTGCACTAAATGGATACAATGAGCTCATAGACGACCTTGAGAAGCTATTTGACATAAAAGGGGAACTCCAGAGTCGCAATCAATGGGAAATAGTGTTCACAGACGATGAGGGGGATATGATGCTTGTTGGTGATGACCCATGGCC CGAGTTCTGCAACATGGTGAAAAGAATATTCATATGGTCAAAGGAGGAAGTGAAGAAAATGACACCAGGGAACCAACTACGGATGATGTTAACGGAAGTTGAAACAACGttaaaaacaatatcaaaatCCGACAATCACTCCAACtaa
- the LOC104717887 gene encoding auxin response factor 9 isoform X4 — MTNQGGEGLYDELWKLCAGPLVDVPQAGERVYYFPQGHMEQLEASTQQDLNTGKPFFDLPPKILCNVMNVRLQAEKDTDEVYAQITLIPVGTKVDEPMSPDPSPPELQKPKVHSFSKVLTASDTSTHGGFSVLRKHATECLPPLDMTQQTPTQELVAEDVHGYQWKFKHIFRGQPRRHLLTTGWSTFVTSKRLVAGDTFVFLRGENGELRVGGRRANRQQSSMPSSVISSHSMHLGVLATACHATQAKTMFIVYYKPRTSQFIISLNKYLEAMNNKFSVGMRFKMRFEGEDSPERRYSGTVIGVKDCSPHWKDSKWRCLEVHWDEPASIPRPDKVSPWEIEPFATSESVPQSVMLMKKRPRHTSEVSALGITASNLWQSHEFAQSCLTSQRSSSQQCYRDSTEDAKKSDWLNNSYSVSNLSKDSTLNDQMVSPVEQKNSETTASYRLFGIDLMSSSLAASEEKSAPMRPINITKPTLDSNSDPKSEISKVSEEKKQEPAQTSPKEVQSKQSSSTRSRTKVQMQGVPVGRAVDLTALNGYNELIDDLEKLFDIKGELQSRNQWEIVFTDDEGDMMLVGDDPWPEFCNMVKRIFIWSKEEVKKMTPGNQLRMMLTEVETTLKTISKSDNHSN, encoded by the exons ATGACGAATCAGGGAG GTGAAGGTTTATACGATGAGTTATGGAAATTATGCGCGGGACCTCTGGTTGATGTTCCTCAAGCTGGTGAAAGAGTTTATTATTTCCCTCAAGGTCACATGGAACAA CTGGAAGCGTCAACGCAACAGGATTTAAATACGGGAAAGCCATTTTTCGATCTTCCTCCTAAGATTCTCTGTAATGTTATGAACGTTCGTCTTCAG GCGGAGAAAGATACTGATGAGGTGTATGCCCAGATCACTTTGATTCCTGTAGGAACT AAAGTTGATGAACCTATGAGTCCTGATCCCTCTCCTCCCGAGTTGCAAAAGCCAAAGGTTCACTCTTTCAGCAAGGTTTTGACTGCGTCTGATACAAGCACCCATGGTGGTTTTTCTGTTCTAAGGAAACATGCTACCGAATGCCTTCCTCCCCTG GATATGACTCAGCAAACCCCAACCCAGGAGTTAGTAGCCGAAGATGTGCATGGTTATCAGTGGAAATTCAAGCATATTTTTAGAG GCCAACCACGGAGGCATCTATTGACGACAGGGTGGAGCACCTTTGTTACATCTAAGAGATTGGTAGCTGGGGACACTTTTGTATTCCTTCG AGGGGAGAACGGAGAGTTGCGGGTTGGGGGCAGACGTGCTAATCGTCAACAGAGCAGTATGCCTTCATCCGTCATATCAAGTCATAGCATGCATCTGGGAGTGCTTGCTACTGCATGCCATGCTACTCAAGCCAAAACTATGTTCATCGTATACTATAAACCAAG GACAAGCCAATTCATCATTAGCTTGAACAAATATCTAGAAGCCATGAACAATAAGTTCTCTGTAGGGATGAGATTTAAGATGCGGTTCGAGGGAGAGGATTCCCCTGAAAGAAG ATATTCTGGCACGGTTATTGGTGTTAAAGACTGCTCCCCTCACTGGAAAGACTCAAAATGGCGATGCCTAGAA GTTCATTGGGATGAGCCAGCATCGATTCCAAGACCCGATAAGGTTTCACCTTGGGAAATCGAGCCGTTTGCAACTTCAGAAAGTGTTCCCCAGTCAGTTATGTTAATGAAAAAAAGGCCCCGTCACACTAGTGAAGTATCTGCTCTTG GCATAACAGCTTCAAACCTTTGGCAATCCCATGAGTTTGCACAATCGTGCCTCACCTCACAGAGGAGTTCTTCTCAGCAATGTTACCGTGATTCAACTGAGGATGCTAAGAAATCTGACTGGCTAAATAACTCTTACTCTGTGTCAAATTTATCAAAGGACTCAACACTGAACGACCAAATGGTTTCCCCAGTCGAGCAGAAGAATTCCGAGACAACCGCTAGTTATAGATTATTTGGAATTGATCTGATGAGTTCCTCTCTAGCGGCTTCCGAGGAGAAATCTGCACCCATGCGACCAATCAACATAACCAAACCGACTCTGGACAGTAACTCAGACCCAAAATCCGAGATTTCAAAAGTATCAGAAGAGAAAAAGCAGGAACCTGCGCAGACATCACCAAAAGAGGTCCAGAGCAAGCAAAGCAGTTCTACAAGAAGCCGTACCAAG GTGCAGATGCAAGGCGTACCCGTGGGCAGGGCTGTGGATTTAACTGCACTAAATGGATACAATGAGCTCATAGACGACCTTGAGAAGCTATTTGACATAAAAGGGGAACTCCAGAGTCGCAATCAATGGGAAATAGTGTTCACAGACGATGAGGGGGATATGATGCTTGTTGGTGATGACCCATGGCC CGAGTTCTGCAACATGGTGAAAAGAATATTCATATGGTCAAAGGAGGAAGTGAAGAAAATGACACCAGGGAACCAACTACGGATGATGTTAACGGAAGTTGAAACAACGttaaaaacaatatcaaaatCCGACAATCACTCCAACtaa